GTATAAACTAGAGAAGAATGTTAGCGTGCTGGCTACGGTTGCTGGTGCAGCACCTATGATTGGGTTCTTGGGAACCGTAATTGGTATGATTTTGGCATTCCATGAAATGGCCAGTAGTGGTGGTCAAGCGGAAATGGGATCTTTAGCTTCCGGTATTTATACGGCAATGACAACCACTGTTGCTGGTTTGATAGTGGGTATCATAGCGTATATGGGGTATAACCATTTGGTGAACAGAACGGATAAGGTAGTCCACAAAATGGAAGCTAACGCAGTGGAGTTTTTGGATTTATTGAACGAACCTCTTTAATCTTTCATTATGAAATTAAAAGGAAGGAATAAAGTGAGTCCGGACTTTAGCATGTCCTCCATGACAGATATTGTATTTCTGTTGTTGATATTTTTCATGCTAACGGCAAATTCACCGAATGCGCTGGATTTATTGTTGCCCAAGGCAAAGGGTAAATCCACCAATACACAAAATGTTTCCGTAAGTATCGATAAGAACTTGCAGTATTTTGTGAACAATCAGAGAATAAACGGAGAGTACATTGAAATTGAATTAAAAAAGGCACTGGAAGGTCAAGAAAAACCTACGATTATTTTGAGGGCGGAAGAAAGCGTTGCCATAAAGGAGGCAGTAAACGTAATGGATATTGCCAACAGGAATAATTATAAGGTCATTTTGGCGGTGCGGCCTAACTAATGGCATTTTTAGACACGAGACACAAGAAAAAATCCCTGACA
This window of the Maribacter cobaltidurans genome carries:
- a CDS encoding ExbD/TolR family protein, with the translated sequence MKLKGRNKVSPDFSMSSMTDIVFLLLIFFMLTANSPNALDLLLPKAKGKSTNTQNVSVSIDKNLQYFVNNQRINGEYIEIELKKALEGQEKPTIILRAEESVAIKEAVNVMDIANRNNYKVILAVRPN